The window TTCTAACTTTCTTTTCTCGCATATAGATTGTCCGACTTCTTCAGTCTACTTCTTTTATATAAGTATGCCCTATGTAATAATACTTTGATATTCTTAGTATTATGTATATATCTTTATTTCATTCTtagaattatataaaaaaaatactattttaCAATTATTCGGTAATTATTTATCATGTCTTCTTTAGTAAACCTTATGTAGTAAATAACCTCGATGTAGTGAATAATCTAATAATCAAAATACACCAAGAGTCCATATGTAGTTTATTCCTAATAACATTGTTTTCTCCCTATCAATAAATCTTATCAACCCTAAAGGgatcaaaagaaaaaaacacaATTCTTTTGGTGATTCCTAAAGAAATCAATTGCTCCCATCATGGATCAAGGTACACTATCTTGATTGTTTGCGTGTTTGTGAAAATCATTTTATTCAAACATCCTAGCAATCATGTTTATGCAATCTTATGGATTTGTTTTGCATAATTAGGAACAAATTATATTTGAAAAATCTCTAACAAACACAAGTAACAACAATAGTTGAACCAAAAATTCTAACATACCATTGTTTTAGGTTCTAGAGGTCAACTGTAATGAATATCGCTTTCATTGCTTCCATCCCTGATTTAGGTTTTaggaaaaacaataataattatatatatacttcatAATAAGGGTGTCAACGGGGCGGGGATTCTCAAAAAATTGCGAGAATCCGAATCGATAAGGGAGGGGAATCACCAAATTATTTGGGTGGGAAATTTTTTACCCTCAAAGCTTAAATTTGGAAGGGGGTGGGGGTATACCCCCAATTGTGGGGATTCTTtactaaatattattatattacaaaaacaaaacctaactaaaaaaataataagctACTATATAAGTAATATATTGTGACTAGAAATTAGACTaagtattatgattttttttgatcTTATACTAAGTATTATGATTAACTAGTAAGtaagaaactaaaaaaaatattaatagtgaagaaattaaaatagaaaaaatggaAATGTTCAAGGCTGATGAATAACAACAAATATTCTACAAAAGCAAATGCACAAACAGACATACAGAACAATCTATTAATCATAAAAGAAAATATCCAATTTTGAAATCAAGTTGTCTAATATAATGAACAGAGGACAAGTGTAGGAAACAAATGCTTGTAtctcttactttctttttttttttttaatttgcgcacaatgcgcttacattacattaaagaagaaagaaaaattctcactagacccggatgtgattcgaacccatgacctctcaaAGCATTGTATCTCTTACTTACTTTTCAAGAAGATGGTAGCATATATCATAGTGTTAAACGTACAAAAATCAGAAAGAAAGAAGGGCATCTTAATGCTTTCAAATTAGATTGTCCTACAACCCGCACGGACTTGATCACTGTATTTGTCTGGATATGAATGAGTTCCCAACCTCAATAATAGAATAAGCTGAAACTAGAGATCGATGGAAGCTTGGTTGTATTATATATGAGCTTCATCTTTGAGTTGTATGCCCATTTCCCTATCAATATGTAAACCCATAAGGATTTGTATGTTTTGTGTTCTGTCAATGGGGCCTATCCCCAATCATGTTGCTTTCATAATGGATGGAAATAGAAGGTATGCTAAGAAGAAGAAATCCAAAGAAGGGGCTGGTCACAGAGTTGGATTTTCATCTCTCATATATCCATACTTAAGTACTGCTATGAACTGGGAGTGAAAGATGTGACTATTTATGCCTTTAGCATAGATAATTTTAAAAGATCTCCTGATGAGGTTAAAGATGTTATGGACTTGATGCTAGAAAAAACTGAAGAATTGCTCCAAAAAGAAAGCATTGTGCACCAATATGGAATCAGGGTGCGTTTTATAGGTAATTTGAAACTTGTTAGTGGGCTGAGATTGGTTTATGGCACTTTATACTGGCAGTCTTAAACTTCCAGCATAACCATTCCTATTTGGAAAAGGAAAGTAACCACTTCTAATATGAAACCATTTGCTCGTGTCTGACATGAAAAGGACTCGAATTTCCAAACATTAGTGACTGGTGTTGCAGGAGCAAACAATAGGCAAACAATAGTCAAAAGGACAGAAACCTCAAGGTCAAACTTAAGTATGGTATTCTGTTTATTACAGTTTTCGATTTGCCACTTTCATACTTagccatctcatctacctttatatattcaaataatactacatatagttaatataattctttccaaaatattacgagacatcattactaaaaaaatttttttttttcaattctcgGGCGGCcagccggggctcgagccccggccaACCCCCCGTAGTTCCGCCACTGTGCTCTTTTCTTTTGCTAGGAATCTTGTGCAATCCAAGAAGATAGGTTGATGGATTGGTCAGCTGCAAGAATAGGAATAGAAGGTGGCATACACACAATTaccagaagaagaaaaaatgtCTTTCTTCATGTGTTTTAATGTCTCGAGTGATTAAaagtcaattgtttatattatttttagaatgaGGACTAAAAGCTTTTTGGAGATAGTCTAAGATAATTGCTTGCAATAATTCATATATTTCATGGTGGGAAATTAACCATaacgaaaataataaaaatgcaaAATTAAGCTTCGTTTATCAGTCTTTTCTCGACTTAGAATGAATCTTTGAGGAAACTAACAAATAACACAATGACCAACCCACAATAATGAAATGAATAAACAGAAATAATCAGTATTTTTTACATGGATCCTGATAACCACGTGAATTTGGCCATTCACTGTTAGATGTAAGctgattaaatctaagccttaggatgttttgaatctccaccttaggattttaatcagcctatatctaacggtgaatgaccaaattcaccgtggtcattagggtccatgtAGAAATAATAGCCACAACAACAATCACAACACACAATATTATTATGTGGAAACCCCTCTTAATGCGAGAAGTAAAAATCATGAGACCGTAGTCCGCTCAAATCTTCCACTACATCAAATAACAATGGACAATACAATAGTTATTCCCTACATAATACTAGAGACATACGCAATCATTGTTTAAAAAACAAGGCCGCTTGGACCACCTAAGCACGACCTAGGCGTTCGAAATCGAGAATCCTCCTCGATTTTCTCTGATTAGTCCTTCTGAGCGTTTTTTAGCTCCTATGCCGCTTGTGCTCTGTCTAGGTTACCTGGATGCCGCCTACACTGCATCGGTGCCGCCTAAACGATGATGAACAAAATCTTTTTTActgttaatttttttgttttattataattcacttttgaacatTATTGCATGATTATTCGTGAactatgtttattatttttaatattttggtttaattaCGTTCTCTACTTGTTTTATGAAATGGTTTAAGACTTTAAGGACATTGTTTCATGGCTTTTGGTGAATTATATTACTTTTgaacattatattttatttgtttgagttgtttcaatgatactGTTGTTAAAATGTTGATATTTGtccattttaaaaataaatgttaTATAAGTGTtacattaaataattttatattaaaagtataaaaGAAGCATGTGTTTTAAAACATTAGTTTCTCTGAACACTTCAAATAGGTCATGATCGCAAGCCAGATATCAGTCCGTACTCACATTCACTAAATCTTAATTCAACTCCTCCAATAAAAAAACCATATTTCTCTAGGGAGAGATACAACATGCGCAACCGGAGGCGGAGCTAGGGGGTAGGGGAGGATCTCCCGACCCTCCGACCCGACGGAAACCACCACCAGGGGTGTTTTCCACCCCTGGTTTGGAGGTTTACTGCCATGGCCGGAGCCCCTCTTCTTCAacctaatttaattttttttttagtcattgaagtccaaaacgacgtcgttttggacttcaatgactaaaaaaaataaaaaggatccAACAGATTCGTGACCCACCCACCCatccatttaaattaaaaaggaTCAAACAGTAGAGATCTCATCCCCCTTCTtctccccttttcctttctttcttttctcttcttctcccattttcctttctttaattTAGAGAATCTAATTTagggatttctaatttagggttGAATTATTTCTAATTTAGGGTATAATTTAGATATTtctatttactttaatttaaattatgatatTTAGGTGTTTTGATTAACTTGAATtgataatatgttaaattttagGGGTTTTcattaaattgaattgataatgtgataaggttttaatgatcttgattaaattgaattggtgaattaaattggattgaattgtatttaattggtgatatttagggattttagtttagagatgttgattaaattaaattgacGAATTGAGTTGAATTAGTGATATTTAGGGATTTTGATTGAATTGGATTGTTGATGTTTAggtattttttagattttagttCAATAAATTACTAGTGAACAATGAATAtatcgaaaaaaaaaattcaaaacaacttttgtatataaatacattTGCAATAGGAATCAAATTCTTGAATCGTCGTACGAAAAAAATTTCTACGTACAATGGAACCCCCCGAGGTTTCAATCCTGGCTCCGCCTGTGCGCAACCTCCCTAATTAAAAACGCATGGACAATAACACCATAAGATGTCTGAAACATTTACTTTTGAAAGCCTTTAAATGTAACAATGTCAATTTACTTTACTACTTAATCATCATTTCAATGTCACCTCTTATAGTTATTGTATATTTTGAACCCAAACTCCAAAGATACTTATATTTTATAACACTATCCGCTTTTACCTTGACACAACAAGTAATATAGGAGTTTAAATGCCACCAAAATAATCAAAAGGAAACCTGCACACAACAAGTAATATAAGCTAAGCTTCAAAAATTTACAGGGCAAAATCTTGAAGTAGTAATCAAGTTCACAATCAAAGGTATACTAGAAATTTCTGAAAGGTTCACCCAAAATAGTAGGTATAATGTTAAAACAATATGACAACAATCACCAGCAAGAAGGCTAACTATCAACAACATCAaaagatttataaaaaaaaaaaaaaaaccttaagcACCTAATGAGCAATAAGTTAAGTTAAATGCATTATCAAATTCCCTAATACCTCTCCTTTGAACAGAAGATTCAAGCTGAATTTCATAGGCATAAAGAACAACGATTCCTAtctgaataataataatagtgtaTGTTTGGATTAGTAATTGATAATTGATAAATTATCAATTGATGACATAGAGAAGATTAGTAATTAAATTCCCAACTGTGAAATTGACAGAATGATAAAAAAGGCTACTCAATAAAGATAGAATTAAATTACCCTTTGCGGAGTAGACTGAATCAATGCCAATATATTCATCAATCACAGGCAAAAATTGACTTTCAATGAAATTATCAAATGTGATTTTGACATCACAAAGGATAACTATTGGCGGACGGCAAAAAAAAATGTTCCTCAAAGTAATCTCTCCGCAAACAACTTCTTGGAGATTGGTCAATTTTGaggaacattatttttatttttttattttttttatttaattattttaaattaatagttaattttgtcAACGTTACGATGTATCAACCCATTTTACCAACCATTAAGTTCAATAACCTTAACTAAAagaacaaagaaaagaaaaagaaaagtcaTATTCTGAAATGAAGGGCAAGTACAATTTTTTAAATACTCAGGCACCTTATGTGCACTAAGTTAAAAGATAGCTGtgcaaaataaaaagaaaggaaCAGTATAAATAATATCTCTACAAACCCAGAGTAGAGAAAGCGCATGCAATTGCAAAATTGACTTCTTTTACAATTCCAGAATGCCAGCACTTCCTTTTTTATATCAAATTCTACCTCTAATTTCCTACTATTATGCAGACAGACACCAAACCATAAAATAAAGAACTACAACATCCACCATTCCTTGCTCTCTTTCTACTGTGGCTGTGCCTGTGGCTGTGCCTGTGGCTGTGCCTGTGCCTGAGCCTGTGCCTGCCCCTGATCCTGTGCCTGTGCCTGTGCCTCTTCATTCTTCTCCACTTCTTTGGCTTCCGCCTCTGCGGCCGCTGCGGCTGCTGAATTAGCAGTGTCCATCAGACTGTCAAATTTCTCAGATTTCCCCAACACTATCTCAATCTACACATTGATTAACCATTTCTTAATCAGTCATCAGAATTATGTATATTAAGAAGGTATGGTATGCCCTTTTTAATTAACCATGGATCATCATCATACGGTACCTTTGCCTTCTGCACAAGTCGTCCTTTATTTTCATCTTTCATTCCTACTGTTGATGTCAAAACTTCTGTTCATTTGTCCACAAAAGTTGCAAAATATCATATCAACCATACTTGTCATCATTTATGGATGTTGTTATGTTAACATGAATTgatggtaattaattaattagatgaATCTTACTTTTCTCAGTGGCTAATCCATTGTTCTTCAAAATCTCAGCAATTGTGACAACTGTGGTGATTGCTGTCatcaaatcaaatataccaaATCATCTTTTAGTATCCATGTGTAAGAATAACGGTGGAACATTTTTATCACAATAAAGGGCCACCCCGTGCATTAGgcggaggggtcccaccacaagggtgtatgggagcaagccttccctccctgccaatttatttggtaaGAGGCGGACTCGAACCCCTATTATAGAAATATCTTTGTCTACATTTCACTAAAACACTGGGAAATAATCCATAAGGATGTCAATTTCTGAGATTACCACGATTTATGGAGACAATCCGTCTGCCAGGATGTGATATGATTGGCAGGATTATAATTTTCAAAGCATAATCAAACTGAATTTCCAATGAAATTCACAGACAATATCTATATAGAGAAATTGAAATTGCTTTCACCAACATACCCATGCCCAGTGCAGAAAGTTCAACCTCATTGTGCTGCTGGATATACCTCTGTTACACACAGACAACAAATCATGgtaaaaattaatgaaatcaCAAAACAGAAAGATAATTACAGAATTGTGTAGATTTCTTAGGAACATTTTGACAACCACCACCACATTAGAAaaccaaattgaaaaaaaaaaatgtgaatcgAAAGCCCCCAAAATTACCAAAAATGTGAATCGAAATCGAATTAAGAAAGCGAGCAATGTAAATTAGGCTAGACGAAGAAGAGTAAAATAAACAGAAATGAAGAGACCTTGGCGAGATTGACATAGAAAAAGAGGGGTTTCTTGGTATTAGAGACTTGAATCCTGTTCTTCTTCTGCTGGTTTTGTGCCATGGTGGAAAGATCAGTGGCAGTAGTTGCAGTGGGTGCCGGAGCGGGAGAAGGAGTGGGGGCGGGGGCAGGTGTGGGTGTTGGCGCCGGAGCGACGGTCTCCACGGCCATAATTCTGTCAGTAATTGTTGATCGTTGATCTCAGATTGGTTACTTTGAGAGCGAGCGAGAGAAGCAAGAAAGTTTGGTAAGTCGAAGAGGAGCGATTGTTCAGGACGTGAAAAGTAGAAAAGACCGTTATATTGCTGCCCATTTTATAAAATAACCTGGCGCCAAATGTGGTTCATTCCATCAATTACAAATCAACACGTGTTCGTTTGCCAGTGGATGTTGACTTGGTTAGAGAATTGTACGGCCCCTATTTCTCATCCCCTTCTCATTTTGGGCTTCAACTTCTAACCACATGCCTCTATCAATAGTTAGGCCCAATTTAATTTTCTAGTCATGCTAATAATGGATTTAAAAAGTCTATGGGATTACAagttattctattttatttattttttttttctttttagttaTTCTATCCTCTTTGTAATagaatgtttttattttttgttacaaaatatATTTACACTGGGTAAACTACACCAATAGTCCCCgaactttacatagtttacactttggtacctagattacatgttgtcccaaaaatatacctgaagtaatgatgatcggacaatttagtatatttttaccggttataaccggtcaacgcgagtttcatgagttaattacattaatggtacccgaactttaccataatttacacttcggtacctggattttattttatcctaaaaacataacacaagtaaaggtgactgaaaagtttagttcatttgatcggttagtgaccggATAATATGAACTAAATATTGggactcaccatacactcaattaacataaaattataatttataattttatgttaattgggtgtatgattggtctcaatttttaatttaaaatggtcaaaatcGGGTTGACCAATCACTGATCGGTCAAATgtactaaaatattgagtcatctttacttgaaatgtattttttggacaaaataaaatataggtaccaaaatgtaaattcgggtaaagttcagataccatcagtgtaatttactc is drawn from Euphorbia lathyris chromosome 9, ddEupLath1.1, whole genome shotgun sequence and contains these coding sequences:
- the LOC136206749 gene encoding uncharacterized protein At2g34160, with the translated sequence MAVETVAPAPTPTPAPAPTPSPAPAPTATTATDLSTMAQNQQKKNRIQVSNTKKPLFFYVNLAKRYIQQHNEVELSALGMAITTVVTIAEILKNNGLATEKKVLTSTVGMKDENKGRLVQKAKIEIVLGKSEKFDSLMDTANSAAAAAAEAEAKEVEKNEEAQAQAQDQGQAQAQAQAQPQAQPQAQPQ